In Oryza sativa Japonica Group chromosome 1, ASM3414082v1, the genomic stretch CGGCCGTGAGTATGGCGACCTCCATGTCCTTCGCCATCAGCTTGGCCTTTAGTTCCGCGACCTCCGGGTTCTCCTTCTCGCCGGAGTCAATGGCCGTTGCGTCAATGCTCTCCTCTTCGATCATCTTCTTtgtctcttcctcctccagttcCTTCTCAGCCAAAGCGGCCTTTATGCCACAGCTcacctcctcgccgtcctcggcgccggccgcgCTCTGGTTCTCCTTATCCCCCGATTCGGTCCGGACGACCTCGAACACATCCGTCGCGGGGGAGTTTATGCTGCTCTCCTCCTCGGCCGGCGGCTCCGTCACCTTCAGCTGCTGCTCAGTCTTCTTGGGGGTTTCGACCGCAACCGGAGATGGGGAGCGCGgagacgccgcggcggcggaagcggggCTCCCCTTGGTGCCAACGCGCTTCTTAGCCTCCTCGAGCGCGACCTGCGCGTCCTTCTTGGCGGCCTCGGCGGTGGCGAGCTGCTCCCGCAGCTTCTTGAGCTCGTCCTGCACCTTGCCCAGCTTCGTCTCCAGCTCAGCCACCCGCGTCCCCGCGCGCTTCTTCTGTAAACCCACCAATAACCGCCAAAAGCGATTGAGCCGCTGCTCCTTGGCCTCACCGGGAAAACTGAAAACGGAAGGAGAAGCTTCGCAGCTTATTACTTACCTCATGCAGCGGGCTGCGCGGCGAGTGGCGGTCGGCGAGCTTGGGGCTGCTCCGGTCGACGACTGTACGGTGGTGCGCGCCATTCGCATCCGAGCAGGCCGTCGTCTTGAGGTGCAGCGGCGCCCGCGGCGACGCTCGCTGCGGCAGCTCGGACCCCCTGCAATCATCAACCGCGTCAGAAATGGGAACACCTCGACGGGGAAACCACCTCGCTATCGCAGGTCACGCACCTGGATCTCGGCATGCTCCGCCGCGAGCTAGCTAAGCCGGCAGCCGGCGCTGGTTGCTCTGTCCGTCCGCCCGGCCGCCCCTGGTCTCTATCCTCTCGCCGCGTCCGTCGGTCGCGGCCTACGATGAGAGCAAACGCGGGGAAGACTGGCTCATGGAAAATGCAGGCGAATGTGGCGCTGCGCAGGTAGCGGCGAAAAGAAAAGGAGCCCTCGTGCAAGGGAAAACGGAATTGTTTGCGTATTAATAAATCGTGGCACCGCCTCCCACGAGGCCACCGCACCGGtgatttcaaatttgaacgcaGCTGGAACGCCTTGGGAACGCCACGCCACGCACCGCACACCCAGCCGAACGTTACGTGGGTCTCTCTGGTTTTCTGGTTGGTGGCGCACCGGCTGCACGGGCGTTAATGCGCGGGGTGACGCGCAGAGCCGGACCTGGAAGAGCCGTGGGACGACGCGGGGCGAGCGGTAGCCTGTGCGCGgagccggcgccgtcgccggggtTGTGAGCCACACCCACATGGGTCATGGCGGGTGGCCAACTTGCAGGCACTGACCGTCTCGGCAGAGGGCAGGATGACGAGCCAGCCGGCGTTGATCGGCTCAGGGatcgctgccgctgctgctcgaAAAGCGCATCGCTTGTACGGGTACGTGACAGGGAGATGCTTTGGCTTTGCGTGACCGTTTGGCTGCTTgccaagggggggggggggggggggggacagtGCAAGCCAGCAGCTCGTGGACAAACGGGGCTGTACGCCAGAAGGACAAGCGGGGGCTGGAGTACAAGTACAAACAATTGAAATCGTAGTACAGTCTacaagagggggggggggggtttcatTTTCATCGTGACGGGGTTAATACACGTAGTAGTAGTAACAGCTACGACAAGTGAGGCGTACTCCACTTTTGAAGCAATCAGGCGGCAATCCACGGGCTCTGATTTGCTTTGCCTTTGCATGCACCATTAGTAAGCTCACATGCTTCAGGCCCTCTCCACTACACTCGCTTTCGCGGTGGTTTGTACTGAACTTTTGAGCTCTACTAACTACAGTAGTTTACTGTGTGTGCTTCTGATGATTGTTGAATGTCCCCTATCAACTTTATCTCACATGTAGCTTTTCTGCAATCCTTTCTTTTTACAATTCTCCAAcgaatactactccctccggttccatattaattgatgttttggacaagattgagatcaaatttttataactttgaccatcaataactttaaaaatatttagtttaaagaaactagaacaacatatatagatttgtcttttatagcactataataaaagtaaacatgcatttatttatctattatataattaaagaaaaaaaaaaggagcatcCACGTTCGCtgtcatggcctagaaattctcacattaatcggagaaaaagaaaaaaacaaagtccatatagaaatacaatttagaaatagctgaaattcggaattaaaaaataagaaatattagaagaggtgactagagtccatatagaaatacactttagaaatagctgaaattcggaattaaaaaataaggaatattagaagaggagactagagtccatatagaaatacaatttagaaatagctgaaattcggaattaaaaaacaaggaatattataagaggagactagagtccatatagaaatacaatttagaaatagctgaaacttggaattaaaaataaagaatattagaagtagagtatagagtccatatataaatacaattaggaaataaccgaaattcggaattaaaaataagaaatattagaagtagagtatagagtccatatagaaatacaattaagaaaaaatagaaatttggaattaaaaaataaggaatattagaagtatagtatagagttcatattggaatttaataccaactaaaattcgaaataaaaaggagcctccacgttcgctctcatggcctagaaattcttacattaatcagagaaaaagaaaaaacagagtccatacagaaatacaatttataaatagctaaaattcagaattaaaaaataaggaatattagaatatgAGAGTAGAGTAGTTATTACACATAGTAGTTTtgaaaagttattgcaaaatttaaaattatgttgtcattgtaatatattttataataatataatgagaaaacatatatgctattatatgagagaaaatataattatgctagccgcgcaatctgcgcgagccaccatgctagttatatatattatagtagaaaaataaagtcaaacATATATCTTGTAGGCCatatcattgtccaaaacgtcaattaaaatggaaccggagggagtacagttCTAGGGAAACCGACAAGAAAGAGAAAAGGGCAATGCTAGAATTGCCGCAGGACAACTAGTAATGGACACAAATGAAGGAATTTGGATGGCTCAAGCCGCACAAGCGAATGGGCAGCAATTGGGAAATCAATGTACTAGGCCGGACCGCCATTGCTCGCAAGGAAGGTTGTCGACGCGCAATCGGCAATAGGTATGGTATTTATAGACTAATAATCTATAAACTGGAGTAGTTTTTAAGTAGGCTGCGAGGGAAGTTGAATTTGCAAGTGTAGAAATATCGGGCACGCACAAAAAGTCGTCAAGAGAAATCAGATGCCCgaattgatcgatcgatgcggCAGAAATAGATCTCGTGGCAAAGTCAGATGGAGCAGCTGAACGAATGCTACTTCATACCTAGCTAACTGATGTGCGCGATGTTACCAGCATATCTATAGCTTATTAGGGCATGTTAAATGCGTGACCCTAGAGAGAGTATCCCTAGCGATGGCCGTTTGCTTTTCCGTCCACGTCGTCCCCCCACGATGGAACGCGGCTCTCTCTGCGCCTCGCCAACTTTTTTGTGGGGAGTCGCAGCCAGGCGCCGCGTTGAGCGCATGTGGAGCTCGTGGGCATGGCGTCGTTCCCCCAAGTTTCCCCTTGCACCCTCGCCTCACTCTCGCTCTCTCCTCAGTCTTGTCGCACCGCGCCTCCTTCTCCGCTTCGTGCGTCCGCCGGCGCTGGGGTCAGAACGAGGAGCTGCGGGGCGGAGGGGTTGGCGCCACGCCCGACACCGTTGGCATCGCCACCATTTCCATCCCGATCTAGCCGCGGGAGGGCCAAATCCGCTAGCGTTGGCACCGGATTTGCCGCccccggccggcgacggcgcgaggcggaggaggccgggGAGGATGACAACGATAGAGAGAGGCAGAGAGAGCGGTGGAGCTAGTCCGCCGTCAGTCAACCGCCGTTCGTTGTCGGCCACCCCGCGTGCCGCTTGCCGTCCGCCACCGCACCCGGCACCGGCGAGGTGGACGGCAACGAGCTGCGGGGAAGAGAGGGGGAGATCGACGACGAACGgtggcaggagagagagagagagggcgtgGAAGAGGCAGACGGATCTGGTGAAGCGGGATCTGGTGAAGCGCGGTTAGGtggacggcgacgagcggcggtggGCCAACGACAgcgtggaggagagagggagaaatcggcggagtggaggagaggagacgagaagagacgaggagaggggaggaagaaaagAGGAGCGCGTTGGTGGGCAGGGAGGGGTACTTTCGGAATTTTGTACTTGGGGCTACCTTGGACTAGACACCCATTGTGGGCTGAAGTATCTTCGTCAAATGGCCTCAGATTTTAAAGAACCCATTAGgagtatccttcattgggaggTGAGTTTCCTATAGAGTGTCCTCGGTTAGTGAGGACACTTTAATGGTGGTTTtgattgtacatgcccttatgCTTACTCTGAGCTGGTGTTGGAATACGTCTCCTATGCAAACGAGCATATCTTGTACATGATAACACGAAGGTCTTCCGAGTTTTAGAAACTCAGAGGGTGTTTGAGCCAtctctccaaaaaaaataagtccCTAGCCTCCCTCCCAAACACTCTCAGATAGCAGTATCTCGAAAGGCAAACATGACTATTTTTACTGTAAAAGGTTCCTTTTTTCTCAACAGCCAAGACTAAATTCCAACAGGCTGCAAAATATGGATGCTCTAGTAGGAGTAAATAAAAGATGGACAACGTCATACACGTACATGATGTACTGAAGTCAAGAGATCGATCCATATCTTGTGGCCGGCTGCGACATCACCTGCTCACCTACATGCGCATAGATCCAAGCGGAAATACCATAAATGATCACGACAGGTCACACACCTACTCCAACTTGGAACACATATAACACGAAGTATGGGCGACGAGATCGATCACACAAAGGAAACAAGACGCGCACTGCACACATGAATGATCAGGTCATCAGGACATCCGCTCCCCCACACAACTACGACTGTGttttcagcgcaaagtttaaattttggttaaaattggagatgatgtgactgaaaaattgtgtgtgtatgacaggttgatgtgatgaaaaaggactatagtttagattcaaaatctaaacacagcctacacAAGCGAGTACTACCATATACCCTGGACCGGAAGTAGAGTACCAAGAAAAAACAACGCGTATGTATGTGCAAGGACGCATAAACTGTGGGGCTTGAGGACAAACGAGAAAGAGGGGGGGAAGGGTGAGGAGGAGATAAAGGTGCCAAAAAAAGCTCTCTTGTTGGAATGCACGTCAAGCCATGGAACATGGCGAGGCACGGCGAGATCAGTGAGATAATGAGATGTCCATGGAAGGTCGTGTGCGTGGCGTGGATGCTTGCGCTCATGTGCGGTTTGGTTCCTTTGCTGTCACTACAGCGGTCTTCTCGTTCCTAgtttctgctgctgcttctttcGTCTCGAGGAAACTAAACTATTCCATTGGAATTGGCTTGTTCCATTTGCAGGTGATCGAAAACGCATGGAAGGGCTGCAGCTGCACTGCCTCGCGGAAGGCAAGGCGCATGGTGTAGGCAGGGGTCGCCTGCGCGAGCTTTGTGGAAGGCTGTGACTGAGTGAGAGCAATTTGGTTATAATCCCTCCAGTTAACAATATTTGAGTTGGGAGTATCAAGTTTAGCCACGTCAATTATTATCGAATAGAGAGAGCGACAGAGAGGAGGGCCTTAATAAGATTTATTTTCCGGATCTTCATGGTTTGAAAGTTGAAATATCAATGGCATCATGATCTAAGGTTGTATTCCTTGGTGCCAGTTAGGAGTCttggaaaataaattaatataaatttttaagcaactttcttaaagaaacttttgaaaaaaaaacacacaatttagtagtttgaaaaatgtgcacACGAAAAACGAGGATTGGGAACAAGGGGTGCCGAATATAGCCTAAGTCGGTTGAAAACGTTCTGCATCGTATATATCTTGTTGGGCCAattgatatttataaattttcgaCTATCCATCTACCCATTGATAAATTAATAGATAACACCTCTAAAAATAATACGAACTTTCAAACATCCAAACATCTGATAGCTGCAAGATTCATGGACACCCATAAACCCTAGTTCCACCCCCCTCTCCTTCCTCGTTCCCTTCTCACTCCTAGCACCGTCATGCGCGATACCAGACACCATCGCGACGCTTGAGCGCTCGGTCCCGAAACCACCGTCGCCTGCCTAGCCTCCCTAGTTGGTAAAAAGACACCAATATCCTCCCGACTCGCCTCTTCCCGATCTCCTCTTGAGTCGACGGTAGTGAGGTGCCCCGCCTCACTGTCTTCCCCGTCTCTTATTGCTCCCCACTACCagatccaccaccaccagccgccTCATCCTAACTAGTCACTCTGTTTTGCCCCCACCATCCTCCTCCATCGCGATAGCTCCATCGATGCATCGCCTCACTACTCGCCCTAGTCCAACGTCCACTGCCAGTCCTCCGTTGCCCACGGCTATCCCTCTAAGCCACAAGGAAACCCCTATCTTCCCCCTTCCTCTGCCCTTTCCTATTTAACCCTCCAATCCCAAAACCCCAAGTGACTGAGGTTACTGCCGTCCCGTGGAAGCTACCATGACTTGTCGGAGTTGAGGAGAAGGAGACCAACATGAATTATATTTTTGCGTAAATTTAATGGTCCAAATTCGATAGAAATACTCCCctcctaaaaaaagaaaaaaaatcttttgcaAAAAGGTTAACAATTCGGCAAAATTTAATATGGCCAAACAAATGTATTCAGTTTCATCCATTTTCATGGCTAAAATTGCAAGGAACCAGTTTCCTACGTTAGAGGGACGTTTAACTCACGATCTCCATCGCTTGTGCACCGGACAACTCCAGTCCGTCCTTTGTCCTTCGGCCCAGAAATGCAAAGTCCAGCATGCTCGTTCCGCCTATGCTCCACTGGGGCTCGTGGCACAAGGAAGCTCCAGCCCTCGGAGCTGCCACTCGACCCGTCGTCGTCTAGCCGGGGTATGCGgtgctgccgccggcgagggcggaTTCCTCTTGACCTCGATTTTGCTGCCAACCCTAATGTTTTGATAGGGCGGCACTTTGAAAATTTTagtaaggcctggtttagtttctaactttttcttcaaacttctaactttttcatcacatcaaaatttttctacacatacaaatttttaattttttcgtcacatcgtttcaatttcaatcaaacttctaattttaatgtgaactaaacacattcTAAGGTAGGAAAATAAAACAAGCCTTTAATTTGTTTAGTCTGATGTGCAGCTAAGCAAACattggccctgtttagttccaaagtttttttttccaaacttctaattttctatcacatcaaatctttcatatatacaacttttctatcacatcgtaccaattttaaCTAAACTTCCAAACTTTAGTGTTAACTAACACAACCAAAGTAAAGTAATGCTTGCAAATCTGCAATGCTGCGCCTGCCAGGCCTTGCTCAACGTAAATTGGTCAGCACGAAACTGTCGAAGTCCTCACTCCTCAGCACCTAAATGCAAATTGAGGAGTAATCTAATAATTGGAATGCGTTAGTTCAGAATAATAATTGGAGTCAGTAGTACCAATCAAACGCTAGGATATTACACTGTCAGTGCAAACATTTCCACGTGGTTCTCGTACTATGACACAGAATTGCGAAAAACAAATGCACTGGCTGCTCTGCACTTTACAGAATAAAGGTAAAGCTGGCGATGGCATTGGAACAGGAACTAAACAGTGGGTAAATTATGTATCGGTAGCAAGGCACAGTGGCGCCACACAGCCTCACCGAGGGCTACATGGAAACGGGTTGCCTCAAGCTGTAAAGGCCTCTGACAGACGGGGTCCCGTCTCCCGACCCATCCCGTTCGTTTTTGCACGCTGCAGCAAGCGGCCAAGCAGAGGGGCCCAGCGATCGGATCGCCCCCCCTCCCCGTCCCCCTCTATACGATACCACTgctcctctccccccccccctcccccttcctcctccccttcttctattcctactacagtacattaaaaatttttttaaaaaaagttaaaaaaatttatgtatagaaatactatatatagaaaatttaaattcaaatttaaatttgaatcaggtatgtaaacttttgacttataaactttaggtctataaactttagatgtacagaaatacaatatatagaaaatatttgaattcaaattcaaatttgaatcggatataattcaaattcaaatttgaatcgggtatataaactttaggtctataaactttagatgtatagaaatactatatatgaaaaatatttgaattcaaattcaaatttgaatcggatatttgaattcaaattcaaatttgaatcgggtatataaactttagatgtatagaaacactatatatgaaaaatatttgaattcaaattcaaattcaaatttgaattggatataattcaaattcaaatttgaatcggatatataaactttaggtgtataaactttagatatatagaagtactatatataaaaaatatttgaattcaaattcaaatttgaatcggatatataaacttttggtctctaaactttagatgtgtaaatttgaggtgtataaactttaggtgcataaatttactaaaataggaaagtaatacggtgccaaaaatagaaaccaggtggagggaggagggggggaaTTTGATCGCTCTGGGCGACGCGCTCGCTCAATAACATTTCCGCAAGCTTTGGCCCCCGCTCATTTCCACCTCGCATTCTCTATACTACAGTTATTACACCGTGCGTATCGGTCAGCGCACCGTCTTTTACGGTTTTACCGGAGGTGCCGCTTCCGTGGTTCCGTGCCGTGTAGTGGAGGACGTACTACCCGGCCTTTAGAGCAGTATAGCCAAATGTTACTAAGTCCAGatcacttatagctaatctaatagtccatttatataatagttatttataaaaatatactacaccattaatatccgatcccacctctcatacacacaaaaCATCTTGGAGTCTATGTTACACTTGACTATAAATCCATAACCCGTTtgcttctctttctcttttcttcacgatatgtggttatagctagcttataagCTGCTATTGTACTGGCTGAGTCCCGGAGCAAAGGCTGTTGCCTTGTTGGCGTCGGGCGGTCGGGCCACGACGCACCGCACCGTCCCTGCCGCGTGGTCCGGGGACGCCGGGCCGGCTGCCTCCAAGGTTCCAAGTCCCCAACGGTGGGAGTCCCGCACGTACGCGTTGCGGCGATCGCATTTCGCCCGATGCCACGATTAGATCCATCACGCCGTCGGTGGACGGAGGGGCCCCCGTCGGTGGTTGTTCGTCCCGCCGCGCTCGCGCGGTGGGCATGCGTACGTGGGGGAGGTGAATAGGTGATGCAGTCCGGCCAGCCGCCAGCGGCCATGGCGGAAAAAGCGATGGGGACAGTACGACTCGGAGGGGCTCCTCCTCCCTTTCGGTCGGCGATGTCACTTTCATATAGCCATGCGACACGAGACAAACTGGAACGTGCATTACAATCTTGATCGGACGACAGAACATCGTTCCTCAGATCCACCAGTTAGACGCCAGCAGGAACAGCATCCACCATATATATCCACAGAGTACAATTCGAGTGCTGAAAGTTGTAGAGAGAATCAGGAGTAGTAACTGGGAACTGTAGACTGAGAGTAATCGTTCGACTGGACGACTCCACTAGCATGTGCTAGTGCCTTCAGTTGCGTCTGATGATACTGCAAGTGA encodes the following:
- the LOC4325303 gene encoding interactor of constitutive active ROPs 4, yielding MPRSRGSELPQRASPRAPLHLKTTACSDANGAHHRTVVDRSSPKLADRHSPRSPLHEKKRAGTRVAELETKLGKVQDELKKLREQLATAEAAKKDAQVALEEAKKRVGTKGSPASAAAASPRSPSPVAVETPKKTEQQLKVTEPPAEEESSINSPATDVFEVVRTESGDKENQSAAGAEDGEEVSCGIKAALAEKELEEEETKKMIEEESIDATAIDSGEKENPEVAELKAKLMAKDMEVAILTADNAELKKQVGEAAEAAKKAEEEAAAKASLVEQDLKERAAREARMGEQLRASEAARETLEAEMRRLRVQTEQWRKAAEAAAAVIGGDAHFVGHNGNGWGSPATMPDDCDDEGFGGKRKGAGIRMLGDLWKKKGSK